The proteins below are encoded in one region of Syntrophorhabdaceae bacterium:
- a CDS encoding NAD(P)-dependent glycerol-3-phosphate dehydrogenase codes for MRIGVIGAGAWGTAFAIHLARTGKSILLWVFEKELLPGLRERRENTAFLPGFKLDSAIGYTSDIDEVIDFADTIVVATPSFALRNTLTPIAAKLRNKKILILTKGIELPTLKLMNEVIEEITGSAGENIATLSGPSFAMEVARGLFTAAVVASKNMDFSFNLQEEIHSEFFRVYRLDDITGVELGGALKNVMAIGSGIIDGLNFGMNTQAAFTTRALAEIKRLGIVLGARESTFMGLSGMGDLILTSYGNLSRNRIFGMELASGRKSSDIIASQKTVVEGYYTINAVYNLAGKLGVDMPITEELYRIAYEGKDITASLKDIIKREFKKEDY; via the coding sequence ATGAGGATAGGCGTCATCGGGGCCGGCGCATGGGGAACAGCCTTCGCCATCCACCTTGCCCGAACGGGCAAAAGCATACTCCTGTGGGTATTTGAAAAGGAACTCCTGCCCGGACTTCGTGAACGCCGGGAGAACACCGCCTTCCTTCCCGGATTCAAACTCGACAGCGCAATCGGTTATACGAGCGACATCGACGAGGTGATAGACTTTGCCGATACCATTGTGGTGGCAACACCGTCCTTTGCCCTTCGCAACACCCTGACGCCCATCGCCGCAAAGCTCCGGAACAAGAAGATCCTCATCCTGACCAAAGGCATCGAGCTGCCCACTTTGAAGCTCATGAATGAGGTGATCGAGGAGATAACAGGATCCGCCGGTGAGAACATAGCAACCCTGTCCGGCCCCTCTTTCGCCATGGAAGTGGCCCGGGGCCTTTTTACGGCCGCTGTTGTCGCCTCAAAGAACATGGACTTTTCATTCAATCTGCAGGAAGAGATCCACAGCGAGTTTTTCCGGGTATACCGTCTTGACGACATAACAGGTGTCGAGCTAGGGGGGGCCTTGAAGAATGTCATGGCCATCGGCTCGGGTATCATCGACGGGCTCAATTTCGGCATGAACACCCAGGCCGCCTTCACCACGCGAGCGCTTGCCGAGATAAAACGCCTTGGCATTGTGCTTGGCGCCCGGGAGAGCACCTTTATGGGCCTGTCCGGCATGGGCGACCTCATTCTCACATCATACGGAAATCTCAGCAGGAACAGGATCTTCGGTATGGAACTGGCTTCAGGAAGGAAATCCTCCGACATCATAGCCTCCCAGAAAACAGTCGTCGAGGGCTACTACACGATCAACGCCGTCTACAACCTGGCCGGCAAGCTCGGCGTGGACATGCCCATAACTGAAGAACTCTACCGCATAGCCTACGAAGGCAAAGACATAACCGCATCCCTGAAAGACATCATCAAAAGGGAATTCAAGAAAGAAGATTATTGA
- the gyrA gene encoding DNA gyrase subunit A, protein MQSSVVTIPIEEEMKRSYLDYAMSTIIGRALPDIRDGLKPVHRRILYAMYELNNTHDKPYKKSARVVGDVIGKFHPHGDQAVYDAITRMVQEFSLRYPLVDGQGNFGSVDGDSPAAMRYTEVRLSRIAEEILKDLEKDTVLFRPNYDETIVEPLVLPSRIPNLLVNGSSGIAVGMATNIPPHNMTEVIDGLIAFIENSDIPLAELMDIIPGPDFPTQGIIYGRQGIVEAYRNGRGHIILRAKADIETRKKDGRESIIITEIPYQVNKARLIENIVELINTKRIEGISNIKDESSREGMRIVIDLKKGEIAIPILNKLYKHTQLQTTFGIIFLTIVDNEPRLLNLKEMLHEFVEFRKDIVRKRSTFELNKALDRLHLLEGLKTALDNIDEVIAIIKAAANTPEARGALIARFSFSERQATNILEMRLQKLTSLERTKILDDHKNTSDEIDRLRLVLANEDLLVDIVKKELLEIRDKYGDKRLTEIVDYFPEITLEDMIKEEEVVVTITNKGYIKRTSLDQYRNQMRGGKGRTGIVVREEDFVDHLYIASTHSNILFFTNTGKVHAVRVHTIPEASLTSKGKPVVHLINLEKNERITAVAHVKDYAEDRFLFFTTKKGHVKRLSLDLLRNIRSAGIKAITLPDDDSLISVFETMGNGEIMIGTKFGLAIRFNENEIRPMGRSAYGVRGIRFKKASDEVVAVEPVDETCTIFTVTQKGYGKCAPCSDYRLQARGGSGIINVRSGTKNGSVVSLNRLSEKEDVILVTDTGRTIRFRSSNIPVQKRGGLGVKLMGLREGEVISGVAIVEEGELIEGVEIVDGNE, encoded by the coding sequence ATGCAGTCATCTGTCGTCACCATCCCGATAGAAGAGGAGATGAAGCGCTCTTATCTCGACTATGCCATGAGCACTATTATTGGCCGGGCGCTGCCGGATATCAGGGACGGATTGAAGCCCGTTCATCGAAGAATACTCTATGCAATGTACGAATTGAACAACACCCACGACAAACCCTACAAAAAATCGGCCAGGGTTGTCGGTGATGTCATAGGCAAGTTCCATCCTCACGGCGATCAGGCGGTCTACGATGCCATCACAAGGATGGTGCAGGAATTTTCCCTTCGCTATCCCCTGGTGGACGGCCAGGGTAACTTCGGCTCCGTGGACGGCGACTCCCCCGCCGCCATGCGTTATACAGAGGTTCGCCTCTCCCGCATCGCGGAAGAGATCCTCAAAGACCTTGAAAAGGATACAGTCTTATTCAGGCCGAATTATGACGAAACCATTGTGGAGCCCCTTGTCCTTCCATCAAGGATACCCAATCTCCTTGTAAACGGCTCATCGGGAATAGCCGTCGGCATGGCCACGAACATACCGCCCCACAACATGACGGAGGTCATCGATGGCCTTATAGCCTTTATCGAGAATTCAGACATCCCTCTCGCGGAGCTTATGGACATCATACCGGGGCCGGATTTTCCGACCCAGGGCATCATCTACGGCCGGCAGGGGATAGTCGAAGCCTACCGGAATGGCAGGGGACATATCATCCTTCGCGCCAAAGCGGATATCGAAACAAGGAAAAAAGACGGACGAGAGTCCATAATCATCACCGAGATACCTTACCAGGTGAACAAGGCGCGCCTCATCGAGAATATCGTCGAATTGATCAACACAAAAAGGATCGAAGGTATCTCCAACATCAAGGATGAATCAAGCAGGGAGGGCATGCGGATCGTCATCGACCTCAAAAAAGGTGAGATAGCGATTCCCATATTGAACAAGCTCTATAAACACACCCAGCTGCAGACAACCTTCGGCATCATCTTCCTTACCATCGTCGACAACGAACCAAGGCTTCTCAACCTGAAGGAGATGCTCCACGAGTTCGTCGAGTTCCGTAAGGACATCGTCAGAAAGAGATCCACCTTCGAACTGAACAAGGCGCTCGACCGGCTCCATCTCCTGGAAGGTCTGAAGACCGCCCTCGATAACATAGATGAGGTCATCGCCATTATCAAGGCGGCGGCCAATACTCCGGAAGCACGGGGGGCCCTCATCGCACGCTTCTCCTTCTCCGAAAGACAGGCCACGAACATTCTCGAGATGCGCCTCCAGAAATTGACCTCCCTGGAACGGACGAAGATCCTCGACGATCACAAGAACACCTCCGACGAGATCGACCGTCTCAGGCTGGTCCTGGCCAACGAAGACCTCCTTGTCGACATCGTGAAGAAAGAGCTCCTGGAGATCCGTGACAAATACGGCGACAAGCGGCTTACGGAGATCGTCGATTACTTTCCCGAGATAACACTCGAGGACATGATCAAAGAGGAAGAGGTCGTGGTAACGATCACCAACAAGGGATACATCAAGAGAACATCCCTCGACCAGTACAGGAATCAGATGCGGGGCGGAAAGGGAAGGACCGGCATCGTGGTGCGTGAAGAGGACTTCGTGGACCACCTCTACATCGCATCCACTCACTCGAACATACTCTTCTTCACCAACACGGGCAAGGTCCACGCGGTGAGGGTCCACACCATACCCGAAGCTTCCCTTACCTCAAAGGGCAAACCCGTCGTCCACCTCATTAATCTCGAGAAGAACGAGCGCATCACGGCGGTCGCCCACGTCAAGGACTATGCCGAAGACAGGTTCCTCTTTTTCACGACGAAGAAGGGTCACGTGAAGAGACTCAGCCTCGATCTCCTCAGGAACATCAGGTCTGCAGGCATAAAGGCCATCACCCTGCCCGATGACGACAGCCTCATCAGCGTCTTCGAGACAATGGGAAATGGCGAGATCATGATAGGCACTAAATTCGGCCTTGCAATACGATTCAACGAGAACGAGATACGGCCCATGGGCAGATCGGCGTACGGCGTCCGCGGCATACGCTTTAAAAAAGCCTCCGACGAGGTGGTCGCTGTGGAGCCGGTTGACGAGACCTGCACCATCTTCACGGTTACTCAGAAAGGCTACGGGAAATGCGCACCCTGCTCCGACTATCGCCTGCAGGCGCGCGGCGGTTCGGGCATCATCAACGTCAGGTCCGGCACAAAGAACGGCAGCGTGGTGAGTCTCAACCGTCTGAGCGAGAAGGAAGACGTCATTCTTGTCACCGACACCGGCAGGACCATCAGGTTCCGTTCAAGCAACATACCCGTGCAGAAACGCGGCGGCCTCGGCGTCAAGCTCATGGGGCTGCGCGAAGGCGAGGTTATAAGCGGCGTCGCCATCGTGGAAGAAGGCGAGTTGATAGAGGGTGTCGAGATCGTGGACGGAAACGAATGA